One window of Microbacterium sp. Root61 genomic DNA carries:
- a CDS encoding class II fructose-bisphosphate aldolase, whose product MTLVATRTLIDEAVRSRSAVGAFNVIQLETAEALVQAAVDSGLPMILQISENCVRFHGGLDPLARAVIDLAQGATAELAVHLDHAEDERLASRAIDLGFSSVMYDGSLLGFAENMAATRRIVAHAHAAGASVEAELGEIGGKDGAHAPGVRTDPDEATLFVGETGVDFLAVAVGSSHAMTSRDARLDIDLIARLAEAAPIPLVLHGSSGVADDEIVRAIHAGIRKVNVSTHLNGIYTDAIRQWLDAHESDVDPRRYVRPARDAVAVEAARLQRIFAADLVEAIPAGGVTPLLPPAP is encoded by the coding sequence ATGACCTTGGTCGCCACCCGCACACTCATCGACGAAGCCGTGCGCAGCCGCAGCGCGGTCGGGGCTTTCAACGTGATCCAGCTCGAGACGGCGGAAGCCCTCGTCCAGGCTGCGGTCGATTCGGGGTTGCCGATGATCCTCCAGATATCGGAGAACTGCGTGCGGTTCCACGGCGGGCTCGACCCGCTCGCGCGTGCGGTGATCGATCTCGCGCAGGGTGCGACCGCCGAACTCGCAGTGCACCTGGATCACGCAGAAGACGAGCGCCTCGCGTCCCGCGCGATCGATCTGGGATTCTCGTCCGTGATGTACGACGGATCGCTGTTGGGCTTCGCCGAGAATATGGCCGCGACCAGACGGATCGTCGCCCATGCCCACGCAGCGGGGGCATCGGTGGAGGCCGAGCTGGGGGAGATCGGCGGCAAGGACGGCGCGCATGCGCCCGGAGTGCGCACCGATCCCGACGAGGCGACGCTGTTCGTCGGTGAGACGGGCGTGGACTTCCTCGCGGTCGCCGTGGGTTCGAGTCACGCGATGACGAGCCGGGATGCGCGTCTGGACATCGACCTGATCGCGCGTCTGGCAGAGGCTGCTCCGATCCCGCTCGTGCTGCACGGCTCTTCGGGGGTCGCCGACGATGAGATCGTCCGAGCGATCCACGCAGGGATCCGAAAGGTCAACGTCTCGACCCACCTCAACGGCATCTACACCGATGCCATCAGGCAGTGGCTCGACGCGCACGAGTCGGATGTCGATCCGCGTCGGTACGTCCGGCCGGCCCGCGACGCTGTGGCGGTGGAGGCGGCACGACTGCAACGGATATTCGCGGCAGACCTCGTCGAGGCGATTCCCGCCGGCGGAGTCACGCCGCTTCTGCCACCAGCACCGTGA
- a CDS encoding 1-phosphofructokinase family hexose kinase translates to MILTVTPNAAVDVTIRVEDAAWGESNRVRPSTRRAGGKGLNVSRVLSQMHEDTRAITAVGQDDLAFFSRDLVGVPHALVPAPGVRTRRSLAIVEDPGARRVTLFNEVGQAMSDAVWEGVLAEADASIGAARCLVVAGSTPPEFVPDRLRTLFRLAVGAGVPAIADLSGPDLLVAADCRATLLKPNRRELQEATGQNDPVTAAKTLIDRGARAVLVSLGEEGMLFVGSERDSVVRGRGPLVRGNPTGAGDAAVASLAGHLAQGITDPETLVVRAIAWSTSSVSAPEAGSLSGDLAPILADITLHHVRSIA, encoded by the coding sequence ATGATCCTCACGGTCACCCCGAACGCCGCCGTCGACGTGACGATCCGCGTGGAGGACGCGGCGTGGGGAGAGTCCAACCGCGTCAGGCCATCGACGCGCCGCGCTGGTGGCAAGGGCCTGAACGTCTCCCGCGTGCTTTCGCAGATGCACGAGGACACCCGCGCGATCACCGCGGTCGGGCAGGACGATCTCGCCTTCTTCTCGCGCGACCTGGTGGGCGTCCCGCACGCGCTGGTGCCGGCTCCCGGAGTTCGTACGCGCCGGAGTCTCGCCATCGTGGAAGACCCCGGTGCGCGTCGGGTCACCTTGTTCAACGAGGTCGGACAAGCCATGTCGGATGCTGTCTGGGAGGGTGTGCTCGCCGAAGCCGATGCATCGATCGGCGCGGCTCGGTGTCTCGTGGTCGCAGGGAGCACACCGCCGGAATTCGTGCCCGACCGTCTGCGAACGCTCTTCCGGCTTGCCGTCGGAGCCGGGGTGCCGGCGATCGCGGACCTGTCCGGTCCGGATCTGCTGGTCGCCGCCGACTGCCGTGCCACCCTGCTCAAGCCGAACAGGCGTGAACTCCAGGAAGCCACGGGTCAAAACGACCCCGTGACCGCCGCGAAGACCTTGATCGATCGCGGTGCGCGGGCCGTCCTGGTCTCACTGGGGGAGGAGGGCATGCTCTTCGTCGGATCTGAGCGCGACTCCGTGGTGCGCGGTCGCGGGCCCCTTGTCAGGGGCAACCCGACAGGTGCCGGAGATGCCGCCGTTGCGTCGCTCGCCGGACACCTGGCCCAGGGGATCACGGATCCGGAGACGCTCGTGGTCCGCGCCATCGCCTGGTCGACATCATCCGTCTCTGCACCCGAGGCGGGTTCGCTGAGTGGCGACCTCGCCCCGATCCTCGCTGATATCACCCTTCACCACGTCCGGAGCATCGCATGA
- a CDS encoding ROK family protein, translated as MDEFIAHVGPGPAALAVDVGGTTIKYSLVAADGSVGAATRVPTPRGANPAALVVDAVALLFDQTRRDHPHLEVSALGAAVPGLVDEDAGIGLHSENLGWRDAPLRRLLEDRIDARVSLVHDVRAAGAAEARIGAGAGFANVITVVIGTGVSAAIWSDGRPLRGRGYAGEIGHMRVSTEDVPCSCGGVGCLEAIASAAAIESRYARLGGAEPIAGARDVIRLALQGDPVANGVWSEALDALASGLAAVTAVAAPEVIVIGGGLSQAGDRLLEPLTARLAERVGIVPVPRLVRARFGADAGAVGAALSTRDAIAPGSRDLVTAAG; from the coding sequence GTGGACGAGTTCATTGCGCACGTCGGTCCGGGGCCTGCCGCGCTTGCTGTGGACGTCGGCGGCACCACGATCAAATACTCACTCGTCGCGGCGGATGGTTCAGTCGGGGCGGCAACGCGCGTGCCCACACCCCGTGGCGCGAATCCAGCGGCTCTCGTCGTGGACGCAGTGGCGTTGCTCTTCGACCAGACTCGTCGCGATCATCCTCATCTCGAGGTGTCCGCCCTCGGAGCGGCGGTTCCGGGACTGGTGGACGAGGATGCCGGGATCGGTCTCCACTCCGAGAACCTCGGGTGGCGCGATGCCCCGCTCCGCCGCCTGCTCGAGGATCGCATCGACGCGCGGGTGTCGCTCGTCCACGATGTGCGGGCCGCCGGCGCTGCCGAAGCGCGAATCGGTGCAGGGGCGGGCTTCGCGAACGTCATCACCGTCGTTATCGGCACGGGCGTTTCCGCGGCGATCTGGTCGGACGGCCGTCCCCTGCGGGGTCGCGGCTACGCCGGCGAGATCGGGCACATGCGCGTGTCCACTGAAGACGTCCCGTGTTCGTGCGGCGGCGTCGGGTGTCTCGAAGCGATCGCGTCTGCGGCGGCGATCGAGAGCCGGTACGCGCGCCTGGGCGGGGCGGAACCGATCGCGGGCGCTCGGGACGTCATCCGGCTGGCGCTTCAGGGCGACCCGGTCGCGAACGGGGTGTGGAGTGAGGCTCTGGATGCCCTCGCCTCCGGGCTCGCCGCGGTGACGGCCGTCGCCGCGCCCGAAGTGATCGTGATCGGCGGTGGGCTCTCGCAGGCGGGGGACCGCCTTCTCGAACCACTCACGGCTCGGCTCGCGGAGAGGGTGGGTATCGTGCCCGTTCCGCGTCTCGTGCGGGCCCGCTTTGGGGCGGATGCCGGCGCCGTCGGTGCCGCGCTCAGCACCAGGGACGCCATCGCTCCGGGTTCGCGCGACCTCGTGACGGCCGCGGGCTGA
- a CDS encoding SIS domain-containing protein, whose translation MTVHRFVQAEIDSQPETWTRVSESAPSFNPLLPSRGQKVAVVGCGTSWFIGQSYAVLREGVGHGVTDAFAASEFPAGRDYDVIVAITRSGTTSEVIELLSAAGDVPTVVITGDAASPAARIATSVIELDFADEKSVVQTRFATSALIALRCSLGEEVDLVIEDAARALQIPIDDLLGAEQVTFLGTGWSVGIASEAALKAREAAQLWTEAYPAMDYRHGPISIAQSGRLVWAFGALPVGLEADVSTTGARLVRHDLDPLAGLIVAQRFAVAEAEARGLNPDEPRSLTRSVILA comes from the coding sequence GTGACCGTACACCGATTCGTCCAGGCTGAAATCGACTCGCAACCCGAGACGTGGACTCGGGTTTCCGAGAGCGCCCCGTCTTTCAATCCGCTGCTCCCGTCGCGCGGGCAGAAGGTCGCGGTCGTCGGATGTGGGACGAGCTGGTTCATCGGACAGTCCTACGCCGTGCTCCGAGAAGGCGTCGGCCACGGAGTGACCGACGCCTTTGCCGCGTCCGAGTTCCCCGCGGGACGGGACTACGACGTCATCGTCGCGATCACCCGGTCGGGGACCACGAGCGAAGTCATCGAACTGCTCTCGGCCGCTGGCGACGTACCCACTGTTGTGATCACCGGCGACGCCGCATCTCCCGCAGCGCGCATCGCGACATCCGTCATCGAACTCGACTTCGCCGACGAGAAGTCGGTCGTCCAAACACGCTTCGCCACGTCCGCTCTCATCGCCCTGCGGTGCTCGCTCGGTGAAGAGGTCGACCTCGTGATCGAGGACGCCGCCCGCGCCCTTCAGATCCCGATCGACGACCTCCTCGGTGCCGAACAGGTCACATTCCTCGGAACGGGCTGGTCTGTGGGGATCGCCTCGGAAGCCGCGCTCAAGGCCAGAGAAGCAGCGCAGCTATGGACCGAGGCGTATCCCGCGATGGACTACCGCCATGGTCCGATCTCTATTGCACAGTCCGGTCGGCTCGTGTGGGCATTCGGCGCGCTCCCCGTCGGGCTCGAGGCGGACGTGTCGACGACGGGTGCGCGGTTGGTGCGTCACGACCTGGATCCCCTCGCTGGGCTGATCGTCGCGCAGCGGTTCGCCGTCGCCGAGGCGGAGGCGCGTGGGCTGAACCCCGACGAGCCGCGGTCGCTGACCCGATCAGTCATCCTGGCGTGA
- a CDS encoding N-acetylglucosamine-6-phosphate deacetylase — protein sequence MDPEGVVPDSWIVMAGNRIRARGTGPSWRAHVSSPADVVDACGAYLTAGFIDLHCHGGGGSSVTGDLDTVIETHSRHGTTRLIASLVSAPIPVLCDQLAAIARRAASDPRVLGSHLEGPFLANGYCGAHDPSALVDATDRDVLALLEAAAGTLLQVTLAPERPGARAALDAMRAAGVTVAVGHTASNFNEAQQAFEAGASILTHAFNGMPVMHHRDPGPLLAAIGSPTCVIEVISDGVHVHAEMVSFLFRSAPGRVAIITDAMAAAGAGDGTYELGALLVEVRDGIARLATGGSIAGSTLTMDAALRHTVHLCGVPLPAAIASMTSIPARAIDRQDLGRLSPGHLADAVLLTRDLIVSAVWANGERVRMLPEMGVGDAK from the coding sequence GTGGACCCCGAGGGCGTCGTCCCTGATTCGTGGATCGTGATGGCCGGGAACCGGATTCGCGCGCGGGGTACAGGCCCGTCGTGGCGCGCGCACGTCTCGTCCCCGGCTGACGTGGTCGACGCCTGCGGCGCTTACCTGACGGCCGGATTCATCGACCTCCACTGCCACGGCGGAGGGGGTTCATCCGTGACAGGCGACCTCGATACCGTCATCGAGACGCACAGCCGCCACGGGACGACCCGCTTGATCGCTTCCCTCGTGTCGGCCCCCATCCCCGTGCTGTGCGATCAACTGGCCGCGATCGCCCGGCGTGCGGCATCGGATCCGCGTGTTCTGGGCTCGCATCTCGAAGGGCCATTCCTCGCGAACGGCTATTGCGGGGCGCACGACCCGTCTGCCCTCGTAGATGCGACCGACCGCGATGTGCTCGCACTTCTGGAAGCAGCGGCGGGCACGCTGCTCCAGGTGACACTCGCGCCAGAACGGCCCGGGGCGCGCGCAGCGTTGGATGCGATGCGCGCAGCGGGCGTCACGGTCGCCGTCGGGCACACCGCGTCGAACTTCAACGAGGCGCAGCAGGCGTTCGAGGCTGGCGCGTCGATACTGACCCACGCTTTCAACGGCATGCCGGTGATGCACCACCGGGACCCCGGCCCCCTCCTCGCGGCCATCGGCTCCCCCACCTGCGTCATCGAGGTCATCAGCGACGGCGTCCATGTCCATGCCGAGATGGTGTCCTTCCTTTTTCGTAGCGCACCAGGGCGGGTGGCGATCATCACGGACGCCATGGCCGCGGCCGGAGCGGGCGATGGCACGTATGAGCTGGGAGCACTGCTGGTCGAAGTCCGGGACGGCATCGCACGACTTGCCACGGGCGGTTCGATCGCAGGGTCAACGCTGACGATGGACGCTGCCTTGCGGCATACGGTCCATCTCTGTGGCGTGCCGCTGCCCGCAGCAATCGCGTCGATGACCTCGATTCCCGCTCGCGCGATCGATCGGCAGGATCTAGGCCGACTCTCTCCCGGCCATCTGGCGGATGCCGTGCTATTGACGCGCGACCTCATTGTCTCGGCGGTATGGGCAAATGGCGAGAGAGTGCGGATGCTCCCCGAGATGGGAGTCGGCGACGCCAAGTGA
- a CDS encoding LLM class F420-dependent oxidoreductase: MEYGLHIADFTWKTGPHQLGPALARHVRNAEAAGIQRMTVMDHFWQLPGIGPEDEPMLEAYSTLGFIVANTETALLHTLVTGVIYRHPALLAKQVTTLDVLSGGRFGLGIGAAWNDQETTGLGFEFPPVAERFRQLEETIQICLQMWSDSEEPYEGAIWQLERTLNSPQSITRPHPYLMIGGGGEKKTLRLVAQYADACNLGIRDGIPAHKLDVLRGHCDAVGRDYADIEKTAMIKVTPESTPSSVASTVRELAAAGFTATYVYSVGIDEPERVVDLVSGAMTLE; encoded by the coding sequence ATGGAATACGGATTGCACATCGCGGACTTCACGTGGAAGACCGGCCCCCACCAGCTCGGCCCCGCCCTCGCCCGGCACGTCCGCAATGCAGAGGCCGCCGGCATCCAGCGGATGACGGTGATGGACCACTTCTGGCAGCTGCCCGGCATCGGACCCGAGGACGAGCCGATGCTCGAGGCCTACTCGACGCTCGGGTTCATCGTCGCGAACACCGAGACCGCCCTGCTGCACACGCTGGTGACCGGGGTGATCTACCGGCACCCGGCGTTGCTGGCCAAGCAGGTGACGACGTTGGACGTGCTCTCCGGCGGACGGTTCGGCCTCGGCATCGGCGCCGCCTGGAACGACCAGGAGACGACCGGGCTCGGCTTCGAGTTCCCTCCCGTCGCAGAGCGGTTCCGGCAGCTCGAGGAGACGATCCAGATCTGCCTGCAGATGTGGTCGGACTCGGAAGAGCCCTACGAAGGCGCGATCTGGCAGCTCGAACGGACCCTGAACTCCCCGCAGAGCATCACGCGGCCGCATCCGTACCTGATGATCGGTGGAGGCGGTGAGAAGAAGACGCTGCGGCTAGTGGCGCAGTACGCGGATGCCTGCAACCTCGGTATCCGCGACGGGATCCCCGCGCACAAGCTCGACGTGCTGCGTGGCCACTGCGACGCCGTCGGCCGCGACTACGCCGACATCGAGAAGACCGCGATGATCAAGGTGACGCCCGAATCGACGCCTTCCTCCGTTGCTTCGACTGTGCGTGAACTCGCCGCCGCGGGGTTCACCGCGACGTACGTGTACTCCGTCGGCATCGACGAACCAGAGCGCGTCGTCGACCTCGTTTCGGGGGCCATGACGCTCGAGTGA
- a CDS encoding MarR family winged helix-turn-helix transcriptional regulator: MTTRETDEAIVLSGLTRLMAQWSSLALQARYVHDVGVAIDPVDVRPLYALGLGGRMRAGDLASDLHVSRPTMSKQLTRLAAAGLITRSADPHDGRATIVALSASGTRAFDALVARGLEMVDRVMADWKPEERHQLAGLVHRFVATASTVVTQDAENPTSDGDPVGSNPDIPETRDRP; this comes from the coding sequence ATGACGACGCGAGAGACCGATGAGGCCATCGTCCTGTCTGGACTGACCCGCTTGATGGCGCAGTGGTCCTCGCTCGCACTCCAGGCGCGATATGTCCACGACGTCGGCGTCGCGATCGATCCCGTCGATGTGCGGCCGCTCTACGCACTCGGACTCGGGGGCCGCATGCGTGCCGGCGACCTCGCATCCGATCTCCACGTGAGTCGGCCCACGATGAGCAAGCAGCTCACGCGATTGGCCGCCGCGGGACTGATCACGCGGTCCGCCGACCCGCACGATGGCCGCGCCACCATCGTCGCCCTCTCCGCCTCCGGTACCCGGGCCTTCGACGCACTCGTGGCCCGCGGCCTCGAGATGGTCGACCGCGTGATGGCGGACTGGAAGCCTGAGGAGCGGCATCAGCTGGCCGGACTGGTGCATCGGTTCGTCGCGACCGCGAGCACCGTCGTCACGCAGGACGCCGAGAACCCCACGTCCGACGGCGACCCCGTCGGCAGCAACCCCGACATTCCCGAGACCCGGGATCGTCCATGA
- a CDS encoding SDR family oxidoreductase, producing MARTYVVTGSASGIGATTAAILRKRGERVIGIDLNNADIEADLSTPEGRADAASRTIELAGTIDAVIACAGISAPIPKTISVNYFGVTELLTALLPALAGSDAPRVAVVSSMASLQPNSAEMVEAALAGDEPKALAIAADLAAEGPASGYLVYPSSKRALARWVRRESITPTWAGAGIPLNAVAPGTVLTPMTAGLLGTAEGAAMVDANVPMPLNYHQPPESIAHVLIWLTSEENTHLAGQVIYDDGGADATLRGDDIWSWADAR from the coding sequence ATGGCTCGTACTTATGTCGTCACCGGATCCGCATCCGGCATCGGCGCCACCACCGCAGCGATTCTCCGCAAACGCGGCGAGCGCGTGATCGGCATCGACCTGAACAATGCCGACATCGAGGCCGACCTGTCGACCCCGGAAGGGCGTGCCGACGCGGCTTCCCGCACGATCGAGCTCGCCGGAACAATCGACGCAGTGATCGCATGCGCCGGCATCTCCGCCCCGATCCCCAAGACCATCTCGGTCAACTACTTCGGTGTGACCGAGTTGCTGACCGCCCTGCTTCCGGCTCTGGCCGGATCCGACGCGCCACGCGTCGCGGTGGTCTCCTCGATGGCGTCCTTGCAACCCAACTCGGCCGAGATGGTCGAGGCGGCCCTCGCCGGAGACGAACCGAAGGCTCTCGCCATCGCGGCCGACCTCGCGGCCGAAGGCCCGGCATCCGGCTACCTGGTCTACCCGTCGTCCAAGCGCGCGCTGGCACGCTGGGTGCGGCGCGAGTCGATCACGCCCACATGGGCAGGTGCCGGTATCCCACTGAACGCCGTCGCCCCTGGCACCGTGCTCACGCCGATGACCGCCGGCCTGCTGGGCACTGCGGAGGGCGCGGCCATGGTCGACGCCAATGTTCCGATGCCCCTGAACTACCACCAGCCGCCGGAGTCGATCGCGCACGTGCTGATCTGGCTGACCAGCGAGGAGAACACCCACCTCGCCGGTCAGGTCATCTACGACGACGGCGGCGCGGACGCGACGCTGCGCGGCGACGACATCTGGTCGTGGGCGGACGCCCGCTGA